One Triticum dicoccoides isolate Atlit2015 ecotype Zavitan chromosome 5B, WEW_v2.0, whole genome shotgun sequence genomic window carries:
- the LOC119309320 gene encoding uncharacterized protein LOC119309320, producing the protein MVTNQGHAEARGPGGGKITRGSWRSGAEGRLIDGAARSGKAAGSVCVCVVAVLLLAVLAGGGCLVLYVTLPPAEVPQLLPIAGLALVALPWAFWIATCAYSCCCSRSSPPAQAAGAVERQPSRSAAVVPLPSSTNIKSALRASPAVEPLRRLFVRRLGGCQRKF; encoded by the exons ATGGTCACCAACCAGGGCCACGCTGAAGCAAGAGGACCAGGGGGAGGCAAGATCACCAG AGGTTCTTGGAGGTCTGGTGCTGAGGGTCGATTGATCGATGGGGCAGCCCGATCAGGCAAGGCCGCCGggagcgtgtgcgtgtgtgtggttGCGGTGCTCCTCCTCGCCGTGCTCGCCGGAGGCGGGTGCCTGGTGCTCTACGTGACGCTGCCGCCGGCCGAGGTGCCGCAATTGCTTCCCATTGCCGGACTCGCGCTCGTCGCGCTCCCCTGGGCGTTCTGGATCGCCACGTGCGCCTACAGTTGCTGCTGCTCGCGTTCGTCGCCTCCGGCTCAGGCGGCGGGGGCCGTGGAGCGGCAGCCTTCCAGGTCGGCCGCGGTGGTACCGCTGCCGAGCAGCACGAACATCAAGAGcgcgcttagagcatctccagccgttgagccCCTCAGGAGGCTTTTTGTTCGCCGCTTGGGGGGCTGCCAGCGGAAATTTTGA
- the LOC119308096 gene encoding uncharacterized protein LOC119308096: MAAASSGCAEVDTSRAFRSVKEAVAVFGERILATEAQFRPGAHANHRVVRERSSWRDSVAIASSKEKLEGSSDLIKGSHSTNPNAIAVAIAKHEGNSSEPARIVMPVSNAQPMYLVPLSPRSQASSSLSLAHGDGYDKQDGKEANLMIMNSIKKVEEEAAKTRLEAVQVKRRLADLELAMANLNAKLHSALSRLAYIEADKAAAARASIQQRDINTSALTVWAEAKPERHPLRHLLSLDDADEEVKHGQEREMTTTTTKRKMQKQKPIMPLVVPLISEVLFSKKKRMNDKERLYLKELYSLLRLS, from the coding sequence ATGGCTGCTGCCTCGTCTGGCTGTGCAGAGGTCGACACCTCTCGCGCGTTCCGGTCTGTCAAGGAGGCAGTCGCCGTGTTCGGTGAGCGCATTCTCGCGACTGAAGCACAGTTCAGGCCGGGTGCACATGCCAACCATCGTGTTGTTAGGGAGAGGAGTTCTTGGCGAGACTCTGTCGCCATTGCTTCCTCAAAAGAGAAGCTTGAGGGCAGTTCTGACCTCATCAAGGGAAGCCACTCAACCAATCCAAACGCCATCGCCGTTGCCATTGCCAAGCACGAGGGAAATAGCAGTGAGCCTGCTAGAATTGTAATGCCAGTGTCTAATGCCCAGCCAATGTACCTGGTCCCGTTGTCTCCACGGTCCCAGGCATCATCGTCGCTGTCTCTAGCCCACGGCGACGGCTACGACAAGCAGGACGGGAAGGAAGCCAATCTCATGATCATGAACTCCATCAAGAAGGTGGAGGAAGAGGCGGCCAAGACAAGGCTGGAGGCGGTGCAGGTCAAGAGGAGGCTGGCCGACCTGGAGCTAGCCATGGCGAACCTCAACGCGAAGCTCCACAGTGCCCTCTCGAGGCTGGCATACATTGAGGCCGACAAGGCGGCGGCCGCAAGGGCCAGCATCCAGCAGAGGGACATCAACACGTCGGCGCTGACGGTCTGGGCCGAGGCCAAGCCCGAGCGGCATCCATTGCGACACCTGCTGAGCCTCGACGATGCCGACGAGGAGGTGAAGCATGGCCAGGAAAGggagatgacgacgacaacgacaaaGAGGAAGATGCAGAAGCAGAAGCCAATCATGCCCCTTGTTGTTCCGCTCATCAGTGAGGTGCttttctccaagaagaagaggatgaaCGACAAGGAGAGGTTGTACCTGAAGGAGCTCTACAGCTTGCTAAGGCTGTCTTGA
- the LOC119308095 gene encoding dihydrolipoyllysine-residue acetyltransferase component 5 of pyruvate dehydrogenase complex, chloroplastic-like: MAGLLHLHSTLLPSASLLRQRGGAQAVPRRRRACRVEAKIREIFMPALSSTMTEGKIVAWNAAEGDRLAKGDPVVVVESDKADMDVETFHNGFLAAVLVPAGESAPVGSAIALLAESEEEIPLARSQAANFSSSAAASPPAPQETVAQEASPAPPPPPPPAPVAVSAPAPPSPATQGGARVVASPYAKKLAKELSVDLFAVTGSGPGGRVVAKDVEAAAAAPKKAAPVPAARQDVPLGSTVPFTTMQGAVSKNMVESLAVPAFRVGYTITTDALDALYKKIKAKGVTMTALLAKATAMALVQHPVVNSSCRDGQSFTYNSSINIAVAVAIDGGLITPVLQDADKLDIYSLSRKWKELVDKARAKQLQPQEYNSGTFTLSNLGMFGVDRFDAILPPGTGAIMAVGSSQPTVVGTKDGRIGIKSQMQVNVTADHRVIYGSDLAAFLQTLSKIIEDSKDLTF; the protein is encoded by the exons ATGGCCGGTCTCCTCCACCTCCACTCTACGCTGCTGCCCTCGGCGTCCCTGCTCCGCCAACGCGGCGGCGCGCAGGCCGTGCCACGGCGCCGGCGCGCGTGCCGGGTGGAGGCCAAGATCCGGGAGATCTTCATGCCGGCCCTCAGTTCCACCATGACGGAGGGCAAGATCGTCGCCTGGAACGCCGCCGAGGGGGACCGCCTCGCCAAGGGCGACCCTGTTGTTGTTGTGGAGTCTGATAAGGCCGACATGGACGTCGAGACCTTCCACAACGGGTTCCTCGCCGCCGTACTCGTCCCCGCAGGAGAGTCCGCGCCCGTCGGCTCCGCCATCGCGCTCCTCGCCGAGTCCGAGGAGGAGATCCCGCTCGCCCGGTCCCAGGCTGCCAacttctcctcctccgccgccgcttcGCCGCCGGCTCCCCAGGAAACCGTAGCCCAAGAAGCGTcccctgctccgccgccgccgcctcctccggcgccCGTAGCAGTCTCTGCTCCAGCACCGCCCTCACCGGCCACACAGGGCGGGGCGCGCGTGGTTGCCTCGCCGTACGCCAAGAAGCTCGCAAAGGAGCTCAGCGTTGATCTATTCGCAGTCACTGGCTCTGGCCCAGGGGGGAGAGTTGTGGCAAAGGACGTAGAGGCTGCGGCAGCTGCCCCCAAGAAAGCTGCGCCAGTGCCAGCTGCTCGACAAGATGTTCCATTGGGATCCACGGTGCCATTCACCACAATGCAGGGCGCTGTGAGCAAGAACATGGTGGAGAGCCTTGCTGTGCCGGCGTTCAGGGTCGGGTACACCATCACAACCGATGCTCTCGATGCGCTCTACAAGAAA ATTAAGGCAAAGGGGGTGACAATGACAGCGCTGCTGGCGAAGGCTACAGCGATGGCGCTGGTGCAGCATCCTGTGGTGAACTCCAGCTGCAGAGATGGGCAGAGCTTTACTTACAACAGTAGCATCAACATTGCTGTCGCGGTGGCCATCGATGGTGGATTGATAACCCCCGTGCTCCAGGATGCTGATAAG CTTGATATTTATTCACTGTCAAGGAAATGGAAGGAGCTGGTTGATAAGGCTCGTGCAAAGCAGCTGCAGCCCCAGGAGTACAACTCGG GTACCTTTACTCTTTCAAACCTCGGTATGTTTGGAGTTGATAGATTCGATGCGATCTTGCCACCTGGAACT GGAGCAATCATGGCTGTTGGCTCATCACAACCGACAGTTGTTGGTACAAAAGATGGTAGAATTGGGATCAAGAGCCAAATGCAG GTCAATGTTACTGCTGATCATCGGGTTATTTATGGATCTGATCTTGCTGCTTTTCTGCAAACTCTGTCCAAGATAATTGAGGATTCCAAGGACCTTACATTCTAG